From Triticum aestivum cultivar Chinese Spring chromosome 4A, IWGSC CS RefSeq v2.1, whole genome shotgun sequence, a single genomic window includes:
- the LOC123086512 gene encoding UDP-glucose 6-dehydrogenase 4: protein MVKICCLGAGYVGGPTMAVIALKCPDIQVVVVDITKSRIDAWNSDTLPIYEPGLDEVVKQCRGKNLFFSNDIEKHVSEADIIFVSVNTPTKTRGLGAGKAADLTYWESAARMIADVAKSDKIVVEKSTVPVKTAEAIEKILTHNSNGINFQILSNPEFLAEGTAIQDLFNPDRVLIGGRETPEGQKAVQTLKAVYAHWVPEDQILTTNLWSAELSKLAANAFLAQRISSVNAMSALCEATGANVSEVSYAVGKDSRIGPKFLNASVGFGGSCFQKDILNLVYICECNGLPEVANYWKQVIKINDYQKSRFVNRVVSSMFNTVANKKIAVLGFAFKKDTGDTRETPAIDVCKGLLGDKAKISIYDPQVTEDQIQRDLAMNKFDWDHPVHLQPMSPTTTKQVSVTWDAYEATKDAHGICIMTEWDEFKTLDYKKIYDSMQKPAFVFDGRNVVDSEKLREIGFIVYSIGKPLDGWLKDMPAVA, encoded by the coding sequence ATGGTGAAGATCTGCTGCCTTGGGGCTGGCTATGTAGGTGGCCCAACAATGGCGGTCATTGCCCTCAAGTGCCCTGACATTCAGGTGGTTGTGGTAGATATCACCAAGTCCCGGATTGATGCCTGGAACAGTGACACACTGCCAATCTATGAGCCTGGCCTTGATGAAGTCGTGAAGCAGTGCCGTGGAAAGAACCTCTTCTTCAGCAATGACATTGAGAAGCATGTTAGCGAGGCTGACATCATCTTTGTGTCGGTAAACACCCCAACCAAGACCCGTGGTCTTGGAGCTGGTAAGGCTGCTGATCTCACTTACTGGGAGAGTGCAGCTCGCATGATTGCTGATGTGGCCAAATCAGACAAGATCGTGGTCGAGAAGTCCACTGTTCCAGTCAAGACTGCTGAGGCAATTGAGAAGATCTTGACCCACaacagcaatggcatcaacttccaGATCCTCTCCAACCCAGAGTTCCTTGCTGAGGGTACTGCTATCCAAGACCTATTTAACCCTGACCGTGTTCTTATTGGAGGACGTGAGACCCCAGAAGGTCAGAAGGCTGTTCAGACGCTGAAGGCTGTGTATGCGCATTGGGTTCCTGAGGATCAGATTCTGACAACCAACTTATGGTCTGCGGAGCTGTCGAAGCTTGCAGCCAATGCGTTCTTGGCCCAGAGGATCTCCTCTGTGAATGCCATGTCAGCCCTCTGCGAGGCCACTGGTGCAAATGTTTCTGAGGTGTCCTATGCTGTGGGCAAGGACTCTAGGATTGGCCCAAAGTTTTTGAATGCCAGTGTTGGATTTGGAGGCTCTTGCTTCCAGAAGGATATCCTCAACCTGGTTTACATCTGCGAGTGCAATGGCCTCCCAGAGGTCGCCAACTACTGGAAGCAGGTGATCAAGATCAATGACTACCAGAAGAGCCGGTTTGTGAACCGTGTTGTTTCCTCTATGTTCAACACGGTTGCGAACAAGAAGATTGCGGTGCTTGGTTTTGCATTCAAGAAGGATACTGGTGACACTAGGGAGACTCCAGCTATTGATGTCTGCAAGGGTCTGCTTGGTGACAAGGCTAAGATCAGCATTTATGATCCTCAGGTGACTGAAGACCAAATCCAGCGTGACCTTGCGATGAACAAATTTGACTGGGACCACCCTGTTCATCTCCAGCCCATGAGCCCCACGACTACAAAGCAAGTCTCGGTTACCTGGGATGCATATGAGGCGACCAAGGATGCCCATGGCATCTGCATCATGACTGAGTGGGATGAGTTCAAGACTCTGGACTACAAAAAGATCTACGACAGCATGCAGAAGCCCGCCTTTGTTTTTGATGGTCGCAACGTTGTTGACTCTGAGAAGCTCAGGGAGATTGGCTTCATTGTCTACTCCATTGGCAAGCCACTCGACGGTTGGCTCAAGGACATGCCTGCTGTGGCTTAA